The segment AAAAGTGCTGTCTGTAAAACAAATTGAAGAATTAGCTAAAGAAGAAGAGGAACTTAATAAAAAACGAGAGTTCTGGTCTTAATAATTATTTGATTTTAAATAAATTTATTTCAAGCCCAAAGAAGAGGCTAAATCTTATTTCTTTTTTACCATACATTTTTTCTAAATCTGTTCTTTCTGTAAATTGTACTATAGAACTTAATTTAATACGATTACCTAATTTATAAGCTAACTGTAAAGATCCCGAAAAGCTTAAAGTATTATTGTCATCTCTTGCAATATTTCCAATTCCTATTGCAGGAGTTAAATATAGCTTAGGGTCACTTAATTGGTTGTTAAAAGTGTAACCAAAAATAGCACCATACCTTGTATATCCTTTTGCTATAAGAGCTCTTTCGTACTCCAAGCCAAATACGAAAAAGCCTAATTTTTTCTCTTTACTTTCATATTCTAACCTAGTAATAATATCTATAGTACCCGCTCTGTTTCCAAGGTTATCTCCAAAAGCCATTAACTTTAAATCTTGGTGAAAAGATACTTTAATAGCGTTTTGTGAATAACATAAAATACTACCCATAAAAAATAGCAAGAAAAAATAAGGGAAATTTTTCTTTCTGATCATAAAAAATAACTGATTGTAAATATTTCATAAATTTAGTGTTTTATAAGTATAAAAACAAGCTGTTAACACCCTGTTTTTTTAACCATTAAAATAAAAAGCTACTGAAAATTAATTTTTTCTATCTTTTTTTTTTTGCATATCGACAGCCAATATATAAATGTATAAAAATTACTAGACCAAGTCTGTCTTAAAGCAGTACTTAAATTATATTTTTGATAAGAATGGTGTACAATATGACTTGTTTAAAATAACCTACTTTCATATCGTACTCTATGATTCCAATAATATGCTAAATCTTCTGCAAAGAATAATAGAAACCAAGCCCGCCAAGAAAAAGGAATCTTAAAAAAAAGGATTAGTAGCATAAACTAAATAAAGAGAACTTAAAGTTAATCCTTCTGTTAGCAAACTTATAAACACGTTTCCAAGTCCTATAATTATAGATATTGTAGCATCTTTTATATTTAGACTCTTTTATTTTTACTTTAACGGTAAGAATGATTTCAATGATACCTATGAGAATGAAAAAAGGAACGACATAATGAATTAAATTAGGCATTTCTTGTCCTTGCTATGTTCTTTATTTTAGAGTTTCAAACTTAAATAAATTTATCTATACTTATTAGTCGTTATAATATAGTAATTTTATATAAAAACATTGTATATTTGCAGCCTTAAAAATAAACAATAAATATTTAATTATGAATCATTACGAAACTGTTTTCATTTTGAATCCCGTTTTATCTGATACTCAGGTAAAGGAAACAGTACAAAAGTTTGAGGACTATTTGGTTTCTAGAGGTGCCGAAATGATTTCTAAAGAAGATTGGGGCTTAAAAAAATTAGCTTATCCAATACAAAAAAAGAAAAGTGGTTTTTATCACTTATTAGAGTACAAAGTTTCTGGACAAGAAATTACAGCATTTGAATTAGAATTTAGAAGAGATGATAGCGTTATGCGTTATCTTTCTGTAAGACTAGATAAACATGCTGCAGCTTGGGCAGAAAAAAGAAGTGAACGTGTTAAATCTACTAAAAAATAAGGTATGGCATCAACAACAATAGAGCAACAATCTAAAGGTAGCAAGACCGGTGAAGTAAGATACTTAACTCCTCTTGATATAGACACAAAGAAAGAAGCAAAATACTGTAGATTTAAAAAGAAAGGTTTTAAATACATCGATTATAAAGATGCAGACTTCTTAATGTATTTAGTAAACGAA is part of the Polaribacter sp. SA4-10 genome and harbors:
- the rpsR gene encoding 30S ribosomal protein S18; its protein translation is MASTTIEQQSKGSKTGEVRYLTPLDIDTKKEAKYCRFKKKGFKYIDYKDADFLMYLVNEQGKILPRRLTGTSLKYQRKVAQAIKRARHLALMPYVGDMLK
- the rpsF gene encoding 30S ribosomal protein S6, with protein sequence MNHYETVFILNPVLSDTQVKETVQKFEDYLVSRGAEMISKEDWGLKKLAYPIQKKKSGFYHLLEYKVSGQEITAFELEFRRDDSVMRYLSVRLDKHAAAWAEKRSERVKSTKK